A stretch of DNA from Pseudomonadota bacterium:
GCGAATCATGCGCTGAGGAGATACTCAACCCTCTGGATCGCCATTATCAATACCCGTTCACCAATTGCACGAATTGCGGTCCAAGGCTCACCATCATCGAAGACATCCCCTATGATCGTCCCGGAACCTCCATGAAAACCTTTAAAATGTGCGACAACTGTGAGGCCGAATATCACAACCCACTCGACAGGCGGTTCCACGCCCAGCCTGTAGCATGTCCTGCATGCGGCCCAAGCATACGCATAGCGGACAACAAAGGCAAAACGGCTGGCGATAATAACGACTGGCTTGATTTTACATGGAGTGTCCTCAGGAAAGGTAAAATCCTGGCCTTAAAGAGCCTTGGTGGTTTCCATCTCGTCTGCGACGCAAGAAACGAAGACGCAATAAATACGCTGCGTCTTCGTAAAGCAAGGAAGACAAAACCATTTGCTGTGATGTGCAAAGATATAAAAACTGTCCGTAAATATTGTGTTGTTAATAAAGATGAGGCAAGGTTTTTAACTTCACCCCAGGCGCCGATTGTCATATTGAAGAAAAAAGGGCGCTTCAGCCTGCCGGAAGCGCTTGCCCCGGGGCTTACCTCTCTGGGCGTAATGCTGCCATATACACCGCTTCATCTGCTTCTTTTCAGTGGGCCATTTGACATACTTGTCATGACGAGCGGGAATTACAGCGAACTGCCGCTTGTAAAAGATAACGAAAAGGCCCTTGATGAACTCCAGAATATAGCCGAATACTTCCTTCTTCATAACAGAGACATCGTCAACCGTTGCGACGATTCCCTCATCCAGGTCATAGACGGAGAGGTAAGTTTTTTCAGAAGATCAAGGGGATATACCCCGCAGCCGATTACGGTCATACGGAAAAAGGCCTCGCCGGTTGTCCTCGGCATCGGCGGGGAAATGAAAAACAGCTTCTGCATCCTTAAGCAAAACCAGGCTTTTATGAGCCAGTATATCGGTGAGATAGACACCGTCGAAGGAGAGAAAAACCTCCTTGACAGTCTTGCGAACTTTCAAAACTTGATAGGCGTAAAACCGGAAATCGTTGCCTGTGATGCCCATCCTGATTATACCTCATCTGCTATAGCCCGCAAAATACCTGCAAAAAGCCATGTTGAAGTTCAGCATCATCATGCACATCTTGCAAGCTGTATGGCGGAAAACAATATCGGTGATGAAGATACCATAGGTGTGATTCTCGACGGGACCGGTTACGGGACAGACGGCAATATCTGGGGGTTTGAAGTATTCGCAGGCAATTACCTCGGGTTTGAACGTATGTTCCATCTTGCCTATGTTCCCCTTCCCGGCGGTGAAATGGCAATACGCCAACCCTGGCGGACAGCCTGTAGCTATCTTATTACATTCCTTGGATGCGAGGGGAAAGGATACGAGAAGCTACTTTTTCCTGACAGAGATATCGATACTATTGAACAAATGATAACAAAGGGTTTTAACTCCCCTCTCTCATGCGGCTGCGGCAGGCTTTTTGATGCAGTATCGGCCATCCTCGGGGTCTGTCAGGAAAACACCTACGAAGGACAGGCTGCAATTGAACTCGGCGAAATTGCACTGAAAGCGCACCAAAACGCCTTGAAGGAATCATATGCATATACAATTACAGAGGATACAATTTTCCCCGGGGAGATGCTGGAAGGCATAACAGAGGATAAATTAATCGGGATTCCTGCGGAAACTGTTTCCGCAAAGTTTCACAACACCATCGTCAAAATCATCTGCGATACAGTTGGGAGGGTATCGGCGTTGACAGGGTTAAAGAAGGTGATGCTCAGCGGTGGAACATGGCACAACGAGTATCTTTTCAGGGCAACTATAAAGGCTTTACGTATGGATGGATTTCAGGTATGCTTTCACAGACATGTCCCGACAAACGACGGCGGTATAGCCCTTGGTCAGGCAATGATCGCACACTGGAGATGGAAAAGCAACAGAGGGCATAAGGAAAATATATATAGCGCAGACGTCCCGTCGTCTGTCGACAGCGATGATCAAATGTAACAGCACAGGGAGGTTGGTAATAATATGTGTCTTGGGATACCGGGAAAAGTGATCGAAATCAATACACAGGAAAATTGGGCCGTCATTGAGGCCTTTGGCGTTAAAAGTAAAATATATACGCCTCTCATAGAGGAGGAAATAGCTATAGGTGATTACCTGATGGTTCATGCCGGGTATGCAATCGGAAAAATTGATACGGAGGAAGCCGGCCGGACATTAAAAATGCTGGAGGAGATTGCACAAATTGATGCATAATCCAGGGGTTTCCATATGAACATCGAGCTCAGTAAAAAATTGCTGGATCAGCTTATAAAACTGTCCGGCAGCGTATCCGACAAACTTGACCGGCAGATTACTCTGATGGAGGTCTGTGGTACCCATACTACCGCCATCTCCAAAAGCGGCCTGCGTGGGTTGCTGTCTCCCTATATGGAACTTCTCAGCGGTCCCGGATGCCCCGTATGCGTGACAGACCAGACAGATATTGATAGAATGCTCGCCTTCGCCCGATTGCCTGGAGTTGTCATTGCAAGCTTCGGCGATATGATACGCGTTCCCGGCACACATGCCTCACTGGAGGTCGAACGCGCCCGGGGCGCACGGATAGAGATATGCTATTCGCCCCACGAAGCTTTATCTTACGCAGTACAGCATATCGACAAAGAGATCGTTTTCCTGGGTGTGGGTTTTGAAACAACTGCACCTGCTGTTGCCTTAAGCGTAATGGAAGCAAAGGCACTGGGTATAATAAATTATTCCGTCCTGTCGGTACATAAACTCGTTCCGCCGGCAATGAAGGTGCTCCTCGCAGACCCCGAACTCAACGTTGACGGCTTTATCCTCCCCGGACATGTGTCTGTGATAACAGGCAGAAAGGTCTTCGATTTTATCGCATCCGAATATGGCATACCGGCAGTTATAGCAGGTTTTGAACCTATTGACATCATGGAAGCCATATCGCTGCTTCTGAAACAGATAGTTGATAAAAAGGCAGAAACAATAAACGGCTATACACGTCTTGTCAGCGAAGAGGGTAATATCCGGGCTAAAAATGCTATTGAAGAGGTTTTTGAGCCTGAAGATGCATCATGGCGGGGGTTCGGCCTGATTCCTGAAAGCGGTCTTGTATTTAAAAAAGCATATGCAGGCTTTGATGCCGCAGCCCGGTTTCCCGTAGAGGTTCCGTATGCCTCGCCGCCTGAAGGCTGTTCGTGCGGCGAGGTGTTAAAAGGTAAGATTAAACCGGATCAATGCCCTCTGTTTTCCATTGTATGCACCCCGGCAGACCCCACAGGCCCCTGCATGGTTTCTTCTGAGGGAGCCTGCGCGGCATATTTCAACTATGGCGATGAGTAAAAGAGGATAAAATATGACTTCTCAAAAAAACAGCGATATAATCCTCATTTCTCACGGTGATGGCGGGCTTCTTACACATCAACTCCTGGAGAAATATTTTTTACCCTGCTTTAACAATACGCTCCTTGAAGGGCTCACCGATGCAGCATCGTTTCCCGTCAGACAAGGAAAAATGGCAATAACAACAGACTCTTTTGTTGTTGACCCCATATTTTTCCCCGGAGGAGACATCGGAAAACTTGCCGTGTGCGGTACTGTGAACGATCTGGCTGTAAGCGGCGCTAAACCGCTCTACCTGACAGCATCCTTTATCATCGAAGAAGGGTTTCCCATTGCCGATCTGGAAAGGATCATTGCCTCCATGGCACAGACCTGCCGGGAAGCGGATGTAATGATCGTTGCCGGGGATACAAAAGTGGTAGGACGGACTCAGGCAGACAAAATCTTTATCACCACTACCGGCATCGGCTATATGCTTCTTGAAGCTGATCTGGGTTATAACCGCATAGAACCGGGTGACGTGATAATCGTAAACGGGCCAATGGGAAATCACGGTCTTTCCATTTTACTCGAAAGACAATCTTTCAGTTTTGACACAAAAGTATTGAGCGACTGCACGCCCCTCAACATGCTTACAGAAAAGCTTCTTGAAAGATTTAAGGGCATTAAATTTATGAGAGATTTAACACGGGGCGGACTTTCCACATGTATAAAGGAAATCGCCCTGTCGGCTGGTGTAGACATACGGCTTAACGAGTCAAATATCCCCATTGACGACTATGTAAAAGGCATTACCGAAACCCTTGGCCTCGACCCGCTCTATCTTGCCAATGAAGGCAAATTCCTGCTCATAGCCTCAGGTGAAGAAGCCGACAGCATCCTGGAATATCTTAGAGAAGACCTCTGCGCCCAACAATCGGACATAATAGGTCATGTCGAGACAGGCAAAGGAAACGTCTACCTGAAGACAACCCTGGGTGGAACAAGAAGGCTTACCATGCTCACCGGCGCTCCCCTGCCGAGAATTTGCTAAAACAATACCATTTCGGATTCAGTTATAAATCATCGCGTCTACAGAAAATAAAATAATTGAATATTGATGTTCGATGATAGAACAAAGGACATTCCCATCATTACGCTTTCAGCAAAGGCACAGTCCTTTGAAATCCGGCAAAGCTCAGAGGCAGAAGCTGACAGATATTTGTGTAAACTATTTGTGTAAACTTGTAAGCTTTTCTGATATTTTAAA
This window harbors:
- the hypD gene encoding hydrogenase formation protein HypD — protein: MNIELSKKLLDQLIKLSGSVSDKLDRQITLMEVCGTHTTAISKSGLRGLLSPYMELLSGPGCPVCVTDQTDIDRMLAFARLPGVVIASFGDMIRVPGTHASLEVERARGARIEICYSPHEALSYAVQHIDKEIVFLGVGFETTAPAVALSVMEAKALGIINYSVLSVHKLVPPAMKVLLADPELNVDGFILPGHVSVITGRKVFDFIASEYGIPAVIAGFEPIDIMEAISLLLKQIVDKKAETINGYTRLVSEEGNIRAKNAIEEVFEPEDASWRGFGLIPESGLVFKKAYAGFDAAARFPVEVPYASPPEGCSCGEVLKGKIKPDQCPLFSIVCTPADPTGPCMVSSEGACAAYFNYGDE
- a CDS encoding HypC/HybG/HupF family hydrogenase formation chaperone; amino-acid sequence: MCLGIPGKVIEINTQENWAVIEAFGVKSKIYTPLIEEEIAIGDYLMVHAGYAIGKIDTEEAGRTLKMLEEIAQIDA
- the hypE gene encoding hydrogenase expression/formation protein HypE produces the protein MTSQKNSDIILISHGDGGLLTHQLLEKYFLPCFNNTLLEGLTDAASFPVRQGKMAITTDSFVVDPIFFPGGDIGKLAVCGTVNDLAVSGAKPLYLTASFIIEEGFPIADLERIIASMAQTCREADVMIVAGDTKVVGRTQADKIFITTTGIGYMLLEADLGYNRIEPGDVIIVNGPMGNHGLSILLERQSFSFDTKVLSDCTPLNMLTEKLLERFKGIKFMRDLTRGGLSTCIKEIALSAGVDIRLNESNIPIDDYVKGITETLGLDPLYLANEGKFLLIASGEEADSILEYLREDLCAQQSDIIGHVETGKGNVYLKTTLGGTRRLTMLTGAPLPRIC
- the hypF gene encoding carbamoyltransferase HypF, producing ESCAEEILNPLDRHYQYPFTNCTNCGPRLTIIEDIPYDRPGTSMKTFKMCDNCEAEYHNPLDRRFHAQPVACPACGPSIRIADNKGKTAGDNNDWLDFTWSVLRKGKILALKSLGGFHLVCDARNEDAINTLRLRKARKTKPFAVMCKDIKTVRKYCVVNKDEARFLTSPQAPIVILKKKGRFSLPEALAPGLTSLGVMLPYTPLHLLLFSGPFDILVMTSGNYSELPLVKDNEKALDELQNIAEYFLLHNRDIVNRCDDSLIQVIDGEVSFFRRSRGYTPQPITVIRKKASPVVLGIGGEMKNSFCILKQNQAFMSQYIGEIDTVEGEKNLLDSLANFQNLIGVKPEIVACDAHPDYTSSAIARKIPAKSHVEVQHHHAHLASCMAENNIGDEDTIGVILDGTGYGTDGNIWGFEVFAGNYLGFERMFHLAYVPLPGGEMAIRQPWRTACSYLITFLGCEGKGYEKLLFPDRDIDTIEQMITKGFNSPLSCGCGRLFDAVSAILGVCQENTYEGQAAIELGEIALKAHQNALKESYAYTITEDTIFPGEMLEGITEDKLIGIPAETVSAKFHNTIVKIICDTVGRVSALTGLKKVMLSGGTWHNEYLFRATIKALRMDGFQVCFHRHVPTNDGGIALGQAMIAHWRWKSNRGHKENIYSADVPSSVDSDDQM